The genomic stretch TGGTATATTTGCTATAAAAAAGATATTacacttcatatatatatatatatatatatatatagcaaaaATATTTACAAGATATCCAGTAGGTATGTACATTGTATACCTTCGGGGTATATAATTACATACAAAATCATGTTGTGTAATTTATTAATGAGTGAATTTTATAAATGGTTAGAGGCTGGTAATTTGTTTCTCCAAGATAGTCTTGTAAAAATATATTTCTAGAAAAAATAACTGGGACGATGACCTTTTGGGCCACCTATTAGAGTTTAGCCACTATTTAATGCGGAAaaaaaaatttggacaaaaatttcTTCACCTAAAATACATAAAACTCCAGCATAGTATACTggagtttgaatttttgaagtccGGGAACAAATCATGGAGTTTGAACTAGTAAATATTCAAACTCTAGTAGTCGTTTCTAGAGTTATGAACTCCCGCATACGATGTTGGGGTTTCACATATAGGGAAATTTCAAACTCTAAGAATAATTCCCGAAGCTTGATCTTATAAATATTCAAAGTCTAGGAGCTGCTACTCGAGTTCTCCATATTTTAGCttggggtatttttgtccaaatatTTATTGTGTAAAAAGAGTAGCTAAATGCTAATAGCTTTTTAAATACTAACTAAACTCTAATAGCGGGGGGTTAATTAGCCATTTTCCAATTGAAATTTTTTTCCttcctatacactatttgaaattTTATTACCCTCtctactcaagtttcaatttaattaTATAGGCATATACAGtttaccaattatatacattTTAGAAATTAAAtgagtatccctttatattagGAATTGAATAAGGAATCAATTATTTCTCATCCTTATTTTCTCTCCCTCctgcactctctctctctctcttcatctctctcaatctctcattCTCTAttctttccccaatttttcttcatCTGATGTTCTCTATTTTTTATCCTTTCATGTTGTATATTTTTTTGGATGGAATTCATCAATGGATATCAATCGTTTTACTATAGAGTTTTAACTTAGCAATTTTCTTTCATGTTGCACAACTGGTGTTCAAATTGAAATTGTTAACCTATAATTTTGAAGGTGTTTGActctccaccattgacagccattaaaaagttttgaatttgaatttgggttttcaaaaactattatttgtttggattgggtgttgttgcaaatagtTGAAAATATTGTttagagtttatatctcaattttgagggtattTGGTGAAGATtggacttgattttggctgaatttaaGATTgtaactcgaagaagaagaagatatgacatacaatatacttacgaaattgtagtaaagttgtatgaaagatgaaaaatagttgtataatgtatgaattattgtataaattttgtatttaaGTTATCAATACTATTTTTTTACATAAAATTATtgatatgtatcaaaattgtattaAAATAGAAAGTTTTGATTGGAATTTTAGAGAGGAAGAAACACACaccacatacaaaatatatacaaatcagaTACAacatatacaaaagacatattgtataaaatttgtatgaaaattatatttaaattgtatgatattgtagGTATATTTTAACTGGgtaaaaataatgtatgaaagttatagataagttgtaaataagtgtatactaaataattagttgtatgaaatttatttttagtatGCATGTTGTTGTAGATATATCAATTTGTATTAAATTTGtacgaaatttatttttaaatttgtatGTTGGTGTACCATCAAATTGTTATATTAATTTTAAGTACGATGTATCCATTTTAGTGCTGATTTAAATAGGTTTCTATTAATTTGTGATAGATTAGTGTATTGGGTAAGTTAATCAATCAAGTGAGGCAGAATTCTTTACTGGCTCCGCACGATAGTTATTAACCTCGTAAAATCTTTGGACAAATTTTGATATATATCAACAACTTTATGTAAAAAGATAGTATtgataacttaaatacaaattttatacggGATTTATACATTATACAAtaatttttcaactttcatacaacattcaaataaaaaatatatatacaactacaacagaatacaatttacatacaattatactacaactttactacaattttgtaagtatattgtatgtcatgtgttcttcttcttcttcttcgagtttcaatttgaaattcagtcaaaaccaagtctaatcttcaccaaacaccctcaaaattgagatataaactccaaacaataTTCTCAATTACTTACAataacactcaatccaaacaaataatggtttttgaaaacacaaattcgaattcaaagctttatGATAGATTAGTGTTCGAATCTTCAATTCCTACGACCTTCTTACTAAGTGTTGAATTCATCTCTTGAAAAAGACTATCAAACTGCAGGATAATCCGATTTTCAAGAGAGCACAATATAAACCGAAGTATCACAAGTTTGAATTCAATAACATTCTTGTACAGGGAAGTTCCATACTTAGTGGGCAATGTAAAATAGAAAAGGGCAAACCAGTGATAAACTGGAGGTTACTTCAATAGGTTGATTGACAAAAGACAACTTTTAGGCTTACCTTATTGAGAGAGAAAGACGGTGAGAGGAAGTgatgaagaaagaaagaaaaattgatgAGAGAGACGGCAGTGAGGAAAGAGGAGaggagagaaaaaaaggaaaaagatgtaACTAAATTCCCTAATTTAAGACGCTAATAATAGATTGTATATAATTTGTAAGTAATCCTTGTTTAGAATGGGTAATATACCAAACTAGGACAATTTTGATAAATAAGTTTGAAATAGTATATAGAAAGGAAAAAATAACtttccaatttcttccatttttctaGCCTAGCATGAGATTCTGAGATTCTGAAAAGTCAAATTGGACTACGCTTTCCAACAATCCCAATTAAATAAAAGCCCAAATTACCAATTCAAGGGCCCACACATAATCCAGCCCAAACCCATCCAAAACCCTAAATCCACTATATACATTCATCTCTTTAATTTGCCAAGTAGGGTTTCACTTACTctctgcacacacacacacacacacacagagcgGAGAGAGGCGGAGGAAAATGCCGGCCGGTCATGGATTGAGGTCGCGTACGAGAGATTCATTCTCTCGTGCATTCAGAAAGAAGGGTACCATCCCACTTTCAACCTACTTGAGGACATTCAAAATCGGGGACTATGTTGATGTCAAAGTTAACGGTGCTATTCACAAGGGAATGCCTCACAAGTTCTATCATGGTCGTACTGGCCGTATCTGGAACGTCACCAAACGCGCCGTCGGTGTCGAAGTTAACAAGCAGGTCCTCTCTCTCGCACACACACACATTAATACAAATATGTTTACTCTTCAATTGTTTGTTGATTTGTAGCTTAAAGTAGTTTACTTTATTGATTGCATCTACTTGTGTATGGAGATCTGTTAACAATTTTTAGGGTCTGAAGTAGAATGAGTTTTTTTTATGATTAAAATCAATGAATGAGGATTCATATTGCTGACCATGACTAGTTCGGGAAGTTTGGAATGAGTCATAGTTTTGTTATAAAATTGATGAGAATGTAATAACTGATATTGCATACTAAGCTAATGTGAAACCTCAGCCTTTGTCAATAGAATGCTAAACGGCTGACAATTATTTGGATGCAATTGTTAATAGCGGGAACTAAAATATTTTGAACAGCTCGAGTTATTCATGCTTGAATTCATTTCTTAACAATCCCGTCTTCTTACATAAATAATTTCCAGCATCAAAGAGAAGTTATCAAATGTCAATCAACCAACTATGTTTGATTTCATTTCTAAAAGAATGTaagtattattttttaaattgtgTCCAATGTCGATCAATCAACTATCTTACAACCCCAAACAAATTGGGGTTGATTGTATGAATTCACTGGTTGTGAATGTAATAATGCAAATGGTTGAGATACATATTTTCATTTGATCATGAAAGCGACTTGGTTTTCTCTCCTTTACTAGTGCATTTGCCAGGATAATCAAAGATGTGCTATTTATTTCTGTATTCCTCTTTTTTGGGTATGTGGTTGTGGGGAGTGTGGATATTTATTTACTTGATTTACTAAATTGGAAGTTTAATGGACTGAGGGTATCTTGGATGTCTGCTCtccttgtttttgttttttacgCTTATGCATTGTGCCTATTTTAAATTTTTTCCTGCTTGTTCTGGATCTCAGGTTCGTAACAAAATCTTAAGAAAGAGAATCCATGTGAGGATTGAACATGTTCAGCTATCCCGATGCACTGAAGAAGTCAAAGAAAGGATTAAGAGGAATGACCAGCTAAAGGCTGAGGCCAAGGCTAGAGGAGAAGTTATCAGCACGAAAAGGCAACCCCTGGGACCCAAACCAGGTTTCATGGTTGAAGGTGCTACATTGGAGACTGTTACCCCCATACCATATGATGTGGTTAACGATTTGAAGGGAGGCTATTGATTTTTCTCTGTTTATGAGCTGGTGATTGTTTGTGCTTTATGAAGTTTAAAGACAGGATTAGTTTTTGGTGTCCCTGCTTTTTAGTTATAAGTTTTGTTTACAATATCAGTTGAGGACTTCATTGAACTTGTTGGCTCTAAATGGAAGTGCAGAATTATCTATTACTACTAGATTTCTATGCATGGACTTGTGTGTTTTCAGTTCAGCTTTTGAACTAATTTGAATTACGCAAAGCGTTGCCTAATATTCATCTAATGAGTATATGAAGCAGATTTGTATGGTTTTCCAGCCTGAGTTAATGTCAAACAAAACCTTTTCCGTAAGCAGCAGAGTATTGCATTGTCTTTTACAGTGTCAGTTTTCTTGTGTTGACTGGTTGTTGTCCTGGCTATAAGGTGACAAACTATGAATTGATTTTTTGCACGAGTTGTAGAGTTCCATTTCAAACAGTGATGATACTTCATAAGCTCTGTTGCAGCCGCCAAGCAGCAACTCTTTGTGAGATTCACATAATTTGTGCTCCTCAAATACCAAACTAATGTATGATCGCCCATCTCCTTTAGGACACTCAAACTTGGGGAAAAATTTCAACGATGTTAGCTCTAATGAATTTTATTGCTAACATTTGAGCCGCTTCAAGTTAGTTATTACTGGCAGTTAAAGATAAATGGAGATTGCAGTATGGGGCAGGTCCCTAAGTGTTTGGATGGTGAATGTGAGTTTAAAAAAATTCTTTGATGAACTATTCAAACTCCAATTGTGCTGCACATGGAAGAAATAGTGAGCTGAAACAAAAGCATGAGGACATGGGATAATTATTCAACAATTATAAGTTCTTCTGTCGTTCTCTTTTCTAATTTACACCATGTTTTCCTTTAGTTGCCATTGCGATGAAAATGGTTGTAGTTGATCAATTAACAACTGATACATTTGAATCATAAATATCGGCCCCTCAGCGTTCAAACTCATTAAAGATAAACTTACTGGTATATAACCAGTAACATGTCACATATAACCTGCTCATGAGAATTTAGACTAGACACAAAAGTTTCAAACTTTTACCCACGCTTCTATCTGTAGAAGCAGAGAGGATGCACTGTGCGAAACCTTAATGCTTCTGCTACGGTTAGGAGGATAGCTCAAGAATATCCTTTTTTCAGAGTTCAAGAACGTCAATCATGCATAGTTTGTCACAGATTTGTTGAGACTCAGAAATATTTGTTCTGCCAATTTTAAGCAGACAGTTCTTATGTATTAGACTCTGGTCCTGCTGGTTTTGCATTGAGAAGTGGTTGCAGTGCCTTGACGACTATTGTCATATTTGGCCGAAAATCTGCCTCATATTGAACACAAAGTGCTGCAACAGCTGCCATCTGAGAGGAAAGTATACATAAAAGCTATAAGTGGAATGAACAGTTAGACAAATATAACATTAAAGATTAATGGATATCCAATACCTCTTTGAACT from Nicotiana sylvestris chromosome 12, ASM39365v2, whole genome shotgun sequence encodes the following:
- the LOC104218767 gene encoding large ribosomal subunit protein eL21x/eL21w, with translation MPAGHGLRSRTRDSFSRAFRKKGTIPLSTYLRTFKIGDYVDVKVNGAIHKGMPHKFYHGRTGRIWNVTKRAVGVEVNKQVRNKILRKRIHVRIEHVQLSRCTEEVKERIKRNDQLKAEAKARGEVISTKRQPLGPKPGFMVEGATLETVTPIPYDVVNDLKGGY